The proteins below come from a single Takifugu flavidus isolate HTHZ2018 chromosome 6, ASM371156v2, whole genome shotgun sequence genomic window:
- the LOC130527875 gene encoding zinc finger protein 318-like isoform X12: protein MMNSLDWEDSVRKWQTTMNTYQKNDRGRMENPSGTHGTHQTSCHYRADTVHVPDTDPEDQELTRKLKELRGIEERKICREASPACKTVLEPSLGAPGEQSCRRTGTSLKERVNAILQQRQSNGFLSQSHFRSRIKSSDPSKGDKQLEDHPLKSRVKMLMTHRRRHPCVSPSITQPPPPPPPQRAASSLAENSVDQGFQRFLNVLNKGVDVDLLRKIVNADSEDLCLDDKRHNIQQNEVTDMSFRERPYSNDGNSLGEPSGQEESSTDPRSQERSQSSPIPDEDEKKEEELSPFSFRTSAMRNNKEDEEKIKHDQQHEQLQNILKSLGLQLEKEEMSQLANRTQERLYGKKTDNAIAQSRRQPDRHPKGSPRSSRGSSSSSCSCSSSRSRSSSSSYCGSSRSNVSKRRSNGSPARSGENLTGLENNPGTEKRLKTSNEDQQQSCAETQAWPPPNPSYSLSPLPDYTLSQYSQYSAYSTSSYHNTSSYWTYSQVATHPSFYPSSLPYAQNQCHNFPVNFVEHPRSFPDQWQMAPPLDQQCLPTPQMNMRKWRKRSKKKKKKLAWWWKRTEVKVVDNAEKKEPAVEQQPAPKEEGRVDQCHNGASVGQNPNAKNSEKSKNQLPKEEIKANLGKTCHNGASVGQNPKAKNSEKSKDQLTEEEIKANLMKTCHNGASVGQNPKAKNSEKRKLTEEEIKANLMKTCHNGASVGQNPKAKNSEKSKDQLTEEEIKANLMKTCHNGASVGQNPKAKNSEKRKLTEEEIKANLMKTCHNGASVGQNPKAKNSEKSKHKLTEEEIKANLRKTLEAFNRKAKQALIQPVSFLTSQADEGSNSETHPVLLLKSLRWMEV, encoded by the exons atgatGAACTCTCTTGATTGGGAAGACTCTGTTCGAAAATGGCAAACCACTATGAACACCTACCAGAAGAATGATAGAGGCAGGATGGAGAATCCTTCTGGGACACATGGGACACATCAGACGTCCTGCCACTACAGAGCAGACACTGTCCATGTTCCAGACACAGATCCAGAAGATCAAGAGTTGACcaggaagctgaaagagctaAGAGgaatagaggagaggaaaatatGCAGggaagcttctccagcctgtAAAACAGTGTTGGAGCCATCACTTGGAGCCCCCGGTGAGCAGTCGTGCAGACGCACCGGGACGTCTCTGAAAGAGAGGGTGAACGCAATTTTACAGCAACGGCAATCAAACGGCTTTCTGTCACAG AGCCATTTTCGCAGCAGGATAAAGTCATCCGACCCGAGTAAAGGTGATAAGCAACTGGAAGATCATCCACTAAAGAGCAGAGTGAAGATGCTCATGACGCACAGGAGGCGTCACCCGTGTGTTTCACCATCTATTACACAG ccgccgccgcctcctcctcctcaacgcGCCGCTTCTTCACTGGCCGAGAACAGCGTTGATCAGGGTTTTCAGCGTTTCCTCAATGTTCTCAACAAAGGAGTAGATGTGGATTTGCTGAGGAAAATTGTCAACGCTGACTCCGAAGACCTTTGTTTGGATGATAAGCGCCATAATATCCAGCAAAATGAGGTGACAGATATGTCCTTTAGAGAGAGACCATATTCTAATGATGGGAACTCACTGGGAGAACCCAGTGGACAGGAAGAAAGCAGCACTGATCCACGCAGCCAAGAAAGATCTCAGAGTAGCCCAATCCCTGAtgaggatgaaaagaaagaggaggaacttTCCCCTTTTAGCTTTAGGACATCAGCAATGAGGAACAACaaggaagatgaagaaaaaataaagcacGATCAGCAACACGAGCAGCTTCAGAACATCTTAAAAAGTCTGGGCTTGCAACTGGAAAAGGAGGAGATGAGCCAACTAGCAAACCGGACCCAGGAGAGGCTGTACGGCAAGAAAACGGACAACGCGATAGCCCAGAGCAGACGGCAACCGGACAGACACCCGAAGGGGTCCCCGAGGTCAAGCCGGGGCTCTTCTTCGTCATcgtgttcctgctcctcctctagGAGCAGAAGTTCCAGCTCCTCTTACTGCGGAAGCTCCCGCAGCAACGTCTCCAAACGCAGGAGCAACGGGTCGCCAGCGAGAAGCGGCGAGAACCTGACGGGCCTCGAAAACAACCCGGGCACAGAAAAAAGACTGAAGACCAGCAATGAAGATCAACAGCAGTCATGTGCAGAAACCCAGGCGTGGCCTCCTCCCAATCCCAGTTATTCTCTCAGCCCATTGCCAGATTACACTCTGTCTCAGTACTCCCAGTACAGCGCGTACAGCACCAGTTCTTATCATAATACGAGTTCTTACTGGACATATTCACAGGTTGCCACGCATCCCTCCTTTTATCCCAGCAGCCTCCCTTACGCACAGAATCAGTGTCATAATTTTCCTGTAAATTTTGTGGAACATCCAAGAAGTTTTCCTGACCAATGGCAAATGGCACCTCCGCTGGACCAGCAGTGTCTGCCCACCCCCCAAATGAATATGAGAAAATGGCGAAAAaggtcaaaaaagaaaaagaagaagcttgCCTGGTGGTGGAAACGAACGGAGGTAAAGGTGGTGGATAATGCTGAAAAGAAAGAGCCGGCCgtggagcagcagccagccccCAAGGAGGAGGGACGGGTCGATCAG TGTCACAACGGCGCGTCGGTGGGTCAGAACCCCAACGCCAAGAACTCAGAGAAGAGCAAAAATCAGCTACCtaaggaggaaataaaggctAACCTGGGGAAAACG TGTCACAACGGTGCGTCGGTGGGTCAGAACCCCAAAGCCAAGAACTCAGAGAAGAGCAAAGATCAGCTAactgaggaggaaataaaggctAACCTGATGAAAACG TGTCACAACGGCGCCTCTGTGGGTCAGAACCCCAAAGCCAAGAActcagagaagagaaaactaactgaggaggaaataaaggctAACCTGATGAAAACG TGTCACAACGGTGCGTCGGTGGGTCAGAACCCCAAAGCCAAGAACTCAGAGAAGAGCAAAGATCAGCTAactgaggaggaaataaaggctAACCTGATGAAAACG TGTCACAACGGCGCCTCTGTGGGTCAGAACCCCAAAGCCAAGAActcagagaagagaaaactaactgaggaggaaataaaggctAACCTGATGAAAACG TGTCACAACGGCGCCTCTGTGGGTCAGAACCCCAAAGCCAAGAACTCAGAGAAGAGCAAACATAAGCTAactgaggaggaaataaaggctAACCTGAGGAAAACG CTTGAAGCATTTAACAGGAAGGCGAAACAAGCGTTGATCCAACCCGTCAGCTTCTTGACCTCTCAGGCTGATGAAGGTTCCAACAGTGAAACACACCCAGTCCTTTTATTAAAGAGTCTACGGTGGATGGAAGTTTAA
- the LOC130527875 gene encoding zinc finger protein 318-like isoform X21, which translates to MMNSLDWEDSVRKWQTTMNTYQKNDRGRMENPSGTHGTHQTSCHYRADTVHVPDTDPEDQELTRKLKELRGIEERKICREASPACKTVLEPSLGAPGEQSCRRTGTSLKERVNAILQQRQSNGFLSQSHFRSRIKSSDPSKGDKQLEDHPLKSRVKMLMTHRRRHPCVSPSITQPPPPPPPQRAASSLAENSVDQGFQRFLNVLNKGVDVDLLRKIVNADSEDLCLDDKRHNIQQNEVTDMSFRERPYSNDGNSLGEPSGQEESSTDPRSQERSQSSPIPDEDEKKEEELSPFSFRTSAMRNNKEDEEKIKHDQQHEQLQNILKSLGLQLEKEEMSQLANRTQERLYGKKTDNAIAQSRRQPDRHPKGSPRSSRGSSSSSCSCSSSRSRSSSSSYCGSSRSNVSKRRSNGSPARSGENLTGLENNPGTEKRLKTSNEDQQQSCAETQAWPPPNPSYSLSPLPDYTLSQYSQYSAYSTSSYHNTSSYWTYSQVATHPSFYPSSLPYAQNQCHNFPVNFVEHPRSFPDQWQMAPPLDQQCLPTPQMNMRKWRKRSKKKKKKLAWWWKRTEVKVVDNAEKKEPAVEQQPAPKEEGRVDQCHNGASVGQNPNAKNSEKSKNQLPKEEIKANLGKTCHNGASVGQNPKAKNSEKSKDQLTEEEIKANLMKTCHNGASVGQNPKAKNSEKRKLTEEEIKANLMKTNPKAKNSEKRKLTEEEIKANLMKTCHNGASVGQNPKAKNSEKSKHKLTEEEIKANLRKTLEAFNRKAKQALIQPVSFLTSQADEGSNSETHPVLLLKSLRWMEV; encoded by the exons atgatGAACTCTCTTGATTGGGAAGACTCTGTTCGAAAATGGCAAACCACTATGAACACCTACCAGAAGAATGATAGAGGCAGGATGGAGAATCCTTCTGGGACACATGGGACACATCAGACGTCCTGCCACTACAGAGCAGACACTGTCCATGTTCCAGACACAGATCCAGAAGATCAAGAGTTGACcaggaagctgaaagagctaAGAGgaatagaggagaggaaaatatGCAGggaagcttctccagcctgtAAAACAGTGTTGGAGCCATCACTTGGAGCCCCCGGTGAGCAGTCGTGCAGACGCACCGGGACGTCTCTGAAAGAGAGGGTGAACGCAATTTTACAGCAACGGCAATCAAACGGCTTTCTGTCACAG AGCCATTTTCGCAGCAGGATAAAGTCATCCGACCCGAGTAAAGGTGATAAGCAACTGGAAGATCATCCACTAAAGAGCAGAGTGAAGATGCTCATGACGCACAGGAGGCGTCACCCGTGTGTTTCACCATCTATTACACAG ccgccgccgcctcctcctcctcaacgcGCCGCTTCTTCACTGGCCGAGAACAGCGTTGATCAGGGTTTTCAGCGTTTCCTCAATGTTCTCAACAAAGGAGTAGATGTGGATTTGCTGAGGAAAATTGTCAACGCTGACTCCGAAGACCTTTGTTTGGATGATAAGCGCCATAATATCCAGCAAAATGAGGTGACAGATATGTCCTTTAGAGAGAGACCATATTCTAATGATGGGAACTCACTGGGAGAACCCAGTGGACAGGAAGAAAGCAGCACTGATCCACGCAGCCAAGAAAGATCTCAGAGTAGCCCAATCCCTGAtgaggatgaaaagaaagaggaggaacttTCCCCTTTTAGCTTTAGGACATCAGCAATGAGGAACAACaaggaagatgaagaaaaaataaagcacGATCAGCAACACGAGCAGCTTCAGAACATCTTAAAAAGTCTGGGCTTGCAACTGGAAAAGGAGGAGATGAGCCAACTAGCAAACCGGACCCAGGAGAGGCTGTACGGCAAGAAAACGGACAACGCGATAGCCCAGAGCAGACGGCAACCGGACAGACACCCGAAGGGGTCCCCGAGGTCAAGCCGGGGCTCTTCTTCGTCATcgtgttcctgctcctcctctagGAGCAGAAGTTCCAGCTCCTCTTACTGCGGAAGCTCCCGCAGCAACGTCTCCAAACGCAGGAGCAACGGGTCGCCAGCGAGAAGCGGCGAGAACCTGACGGGCCTCGAAAACAACCCGGGCACAGAAAAAAGACTGAAGACCAGCAATGAAGATCAACAGCAGTCATGTGCAGAAACCCAGGCGTGGCCTCCTCCCAATCCCAGTTATTCTCTCAGCCCATTGCCAGATTACACTCTGTCTCAGTACTCCCAGTACAGCGCGTACAGCACCAGTTCTTATCATAATACGAGTTCTTACTGGACATATTCACAGGTTGCCACGCATCCCTCCTTTTATCCCAGCAGCCTCCCTTACGCACAGAATCAGTGTCATAATTTTCCTGTAAATTTTGTGGAACATCCAAGAAGTTTTCCTGACCAATGGCAAATGGCACCTCCGCTGGACCAGCAGTGTCTGCCCACCCCCCAAATGAATATGAGAAAATGGCGAAAAaggtcaaaaaagaaaaagaagaagcttgCCTGGTGGTGGAAACGAACGGAGGTAAAGGTGGTGGATAATGCTGAAAAGAAAGAGCCGGCCgtggagcagcagccagccccCAAGGAGGAGGGACGGGTCGATCAG TGTCACAACGGCGCGTCGGTGGGTCAGAACCCCAACGCCAAGAACTCAGAGAAGAGCAAAAATCAGCTACCtaaggaggaaataaaggctAACCTGGGGAAAACG TGTCACAACGGTGCGTCGGTGGGTCAGAACCCCAAAGCCAAGAACTCAGAGAAGAGCAAAGATCAGCTAactgaggaggaaataaaggctAACCTGATGAAAACG TGTCACAACGGCGCCTCTGTGGGTCAGAACCCCAAAGCCAAGAActcagagaagagaaaactaactgaggaggaaataaaggctAACCTGATGAAAACG AACCCCAAAGCCAAGAActcagagaagagaaaactaactgaggaggaaataaaggctAACCTGATGAAAACG TGTCACAACGGCGCCTCTGTGGGTCAGAACCCCAAAGCCAAGAACTCAGAGAAGAGCAAACATAAGCTAactgaggaggaaataaaggctAACCTGAGGAAAACG CTTGAAGCATTTAACAGGAAGGCGAAACAAGCGTTGATCCAACCCGTCAGCTTCTTGACCTCTCAGGCTGATGAAGGTTCCAACAGTGAAACACACCCAGTCCTTTTATTAAAGAGTCTACGGTGGATGGAAGTTTAA